DNA from Salvelinus alpinus chromosome 17, SLU_Salpinus.1, whole genome shotgun sequence:
ATTGCCATGTCTTCAGGAGTGACATCGTCCAACTTTTCTGTGGAGACTCGCTCCACCTCACTCCGCTCAGGAAAGGACTTTTGAAGTCGATGGAGAAGTACCTGCAATGTCAAAAACAAGTTTGAACAAACAGTTTTAACGATATCCTTGGGCTTCAACGTCTAGGGATTGTAAACTACTTCATATGTCTGGAACAAGACCTCCCTCAAAGGCAAATATGAGGCTGTATAGCCTAAAAGGGACTCACGTTTAAGACCTCCATGTCATCATTGGTCAGTAACCCGTTGTAGACAGGATACGTGCTGCTCAGCGGCAGATTTAAGAACAGGAGAACAAGGCCAAAAAGAGGACTGTTGGAGAGCTGCATTATTCTCTTTCTTCTTCAGCGAAGGTGAAGTGGTGTGTGAAGCTTATTTTCCTTTCAATTCAATTGTCGTTGTTTCTACACACCTACGCCAGGGTATTTTATATCTAGTCTGACACGCACAGTTATGCAAAGAATTGGTGTTGCATGCCGACACCTGATTGTGATGACATTAGCTGTCGGAAATGACTCCTTTTAAAGCATTGTCTTTCTAGATAATGGGGCATACCCATGACCTAGTGAGTTCAATCCTTTGTTTGGAAACATACGTTCATAAATTGGCTTGCATATTGTAAGAGATTTTTCACATTGAGTAGCCTACTGAAAGTCACAGGCTAAGCCTTGCCAACAGTGGGCCGCTGTCTAGCATTGAGGACAGACCTTGCGCCTTGTTTAATGTTAAGCTTCTAAAAGGGCCGATATATTAATTATCAAGTAATTATCAAGTTCTCACTAAACCacgtcccactgggcacaaactggttgagtCAATTTAATTTGTCAATGTATCGTGACAATGTCAGATTTGAAACGTAATCCACTATTAGAAACAAAAACTATAGGCAGGGCAACACCTACTGGAGAATTGATCTATCTTCACCTACTCTTTGGTCTCCCATCTacggttttaaccaagcccagcccgCTTAGCTAGGACATTTatcactgactactaccaatgtgctatcttgagaatgattgttgagagaCATCCTCTTAAAATGAAATAGAGTCACTGTTGCTttcaaagtcattccaaagggtaggcttattaacagagcaaatgaaacgTGTCCAAAATGTATCAATCATCACTGATACTATTTAGGCCTaatatagcatttgcaaagtcatcaacatcAATTGTTTGAATTCAACACAGAATTAAACTAAAATAGACGGTACAATAGGCATAGGatttcaagctctggttgatttaaaatgtaatgatgtttagtgatattgaattgtgtttggttgtcaactcaaccaaatatcaacatttgaaggagatgtatcttctgtTTGGaaagttccatctgtgccacggacttagtctggctttaattccagtttgaccTACAAATTAATAAATGATATGATGGATTCACATCACcatctcaacctgtctgtctgtctgtctgtctgtctgtctgtctgtctgtctgtctgtctgtctgtctgtctgtctgtctgtctgtgtgtgtgtgtgtgtctctaaggTGGGGTGTGTGCTGGGCCCTGGGGTAATGCTCTCTCTACAGACCTGCCATATAGATTTTAATGTTgccagttttatttatttttaattgtgCTATATCGATGTGGAATATAGGCTACTGCATCTGCCACATTGTTGTTCCTGAACTTACATTGACTTTTGTAGAGTGTCAATAACTTTCTTTTTTACAATAAACAATGGGAGTCTTTCCAATGTTCTGGTCCAATGACAATAGTTGAGCTTATGATGGGAACAAATTCGTTAACTGTGTCATACTACTTGTCTACAAGAATGCTAAATATTGTTGATAATTCGTTTTCTTATAATAATCCTCAGATTATTAGGACCTAATGTGCTGGCATTGCGGAGCTGGTTAACTCCATAAACTATTTGAATTGCAGTAGTTCATTGTCACTATGACTTGAATTTCTctcattgtctttctctctgtgcaaCAACTAGCCTAATGTGACAACTGGTAGGCTATAATGTCCTGAATTCATAATAAATATATGTTGATGACAAGAAAACAAAGTGTTCTATTCTTATAGTTTATTATAAATAATACCGTCTCCCAACATCATCAAACATATACATTGATTTTATACACACAAGTGAACAAAACTGTACAGGCGTCCAACATAACAAATGCGTTATATCGGCTATTTCTGGAGTGCAATTAGCAATCATATATTCCTTTTTCGTAGTAGAAATCAAATATGCATATGTCTAATTCTCACTGACCAAGTCTAGAAACAAGCCAACACTGAAATTAAGAGATTTCATTTTGTATGTTTTAATA
Protein-coding regions in this window:
- the LOC139542099 gene encoding brain natriuretic peptide-like, producing MQLSNSPLFGLVLLFLNLPLSSTYPVYNGLLTNDDMEVLNVLLHRLQKSFPERSEVERVSTEKLDDVTPEDMAMVAEDDREQPQTRLDKAAIREFLSARDLKTVRNDSRSKRYSGCFGQRMDRIGSMGSLGCTTVGKYNAKTR